In Miscanthus floridulus cultivar M001 chromosome 19, ASM1932011v1, whole genome shotgun sequence, the DNA window AACACGGGAGTTAATCAATCAATCAATTAGCTAGGCTATATAATCCCCTTCCTCAAATAAAGGAGCTCATGTTGTAATTGTTAAATGGAGCCCAGCCAGAAGCACAACAGACTCCATATAATACTGTGGTAAGTACAGCACAACACAAACTCAACAGCTTCATGTATGTAAAAGCTGCAAACAACATAAACCTCCCAAGCCAAAATTGCTCAAAGTCGCCAAGTTTGGCGCAAGTAGCAGACCCTACTCATCTTATTCAATCTTGGTTATATAACAAAGTGTTTCAGCAAAACCTCATCGGAAGCTCAATAAAGCTTTGCTAAAAGGAACGGCAGCAGCCTGCAGTTCAGTGCAGTTCTTCCATTGGTTGAACAGGTCAAACTTGCTCGGTTCTTCATCAGTACTTGCTTCGCCACGCGTTCCAGTTAAGCTTGAGCTGATACCACAGAGGAGAGACCCCGTGGACTCCCCTCGACAACCGAGAATCAAACACATTGAACTCACATCTTCGCAGGGTATCCAGGAGGACCTGGGCCGGCAAGGTTGGGAGGAGCACGGGGATCGCGTCTTTAGGCACCGACGATGCAAGCTCCCGTGCCTTGTGCAGGTGAGCCTCAGCAACAGATGCAACCTTGAAAACTGCGTCTGGCAGCCTCTCGTCCATCCTGACCTCTGATCTGCCACCCTCCCGTGTGAGTAGGCCACATTCCTCAGCCACACTAGCTGGGATATAAGGTACTGTCCCTTGCTTATTTACATGGTGAGGCAGTGCCTTGAGCAGTAACAGAAGCCCGCTGGCTTTGCCGATGTGAGAGGCGGCGTGATCAGCGACGGTGGACTGTATCCCACCAGCCTGCAGGGTCATGTAAAGGATGGTGGACTGGGTGTCTTCCACGTACCTCTCCAACTCAGCGCTCGTCTCGGGAATGGTGCCCTCGTCACGGTTGGCATCGTTTATCCTTGCCTCCACAGACTGCTTGAGCCAGTGCTTGCTCACCTTGTGGTCTGCAATGACCGAAGAGAGCGCCTGGGCAACGGGGTGCTCGACCAGCTTGTTGGCAAAGACCTTGTCGACGGCGTCCTTCCACCAGAGGAGGCGCATGAGGCCAGTCCGAGGGTCAGACACGACGTCCATGGCCTTTGCCGTCTCAACGTTGAAGGCGCGGAAGGTGAACGCAGCCTTGCGCATGTCCGGAGGCAGGTGGAGAAGGCAGAGGTAGTGGTGGTAGTCATAGGCACGGACTTGCCTGACACAGTATGAGAGGGCTGCCTGTAGGCTGCTGCTTGCTGCTGGCGTGCCACTCATGAGCCCTGCCTTCCTGTATCAGGAAGGAAGGTCCCTGCACGACACTGAAAAGGAAATGCAGAGTGTTAGATTAGATTCTGTGTATACAACAGCTGAGATTGGTAAACGTAAACCGAACAAGGTATGCTAAGTTACTGATAAACGAAATGAAGaggcaacatgaatccaaaaggaACGCCTGCTTCAGTTTCAGGGGTTCATAGTGCTGAATATATAAACCAAATATAAAGTAGGGAATTCGCAGGGAAATTAAACATGACATGTGCACCGGTAAATTGCAATTGGTGTGGGGCATCCAGTAGTGCGATCAACAACGCAGACGCAGCATATCGAGTGGAAAGAAATGTGGCAACATAGATGGACAAACTAACTGCATTTTTCATTTAGAATGAAATGAACCGCTGCTGGCTGAATCGATGGTGACCTAGCAGTAGCAGGTGGGAGGGCAACTGAGGATGGGAGACCGCCTGGCGTGGCCGTGGTGGTGGCTAGGGCCTAGGGAGGTCATTACCGCCTTACCGGGCACCGGAGGGTCAGAACCCGGTGAcagcggccggccggccgccggaGGCGCACCACGCAGCGCGTGGATCCGCATCCTCAGGCGAACTAAGACTAGCATGCAGATGCGGCGCGAGCCAGTGTCTAACAGAAGCAGGGAAGAGCACAGCAAAGCAAAGAGGGAGGGATCCTTCTCTGAATGAAGGGAAGCGTACCTGTGCGTCGCCGGAGTACCGGAGACGGGCGGCGGCGATCAGCTCTGCCCGTGTTGCTGTTGGGCGGCGGAGTCAATGGATGGGCCTCTCAatttccttctccttcttttggTCGGTTCGGTTAACATCAATAAGTGGGCTGGCCCCGGCCCAAATTGAAGTATTATGGGCCAAACCGGAAAGGTGTCGTCCTCCGGCCGTGCAGGGTGGGGCGTTTATCCGACTCGTCTCTCAGCGACCGCCCACCACTCATACTCAGCAGCCCGGCGCGGCAGCGATGCTCCTCCTGCGCGCCAACACGCTCGCCGCCGTACCGGCCTCCTTCTCCACGGTGCCGGCGGCGTCCTATAGTTACTTCCCCTGGCCCTCTTCCTTATCCACCACTGCCGCGCGCTGCTCCGTCGGCTCCACCGCCAGGCTCGCCGCCGCCGTGCAGTTCGATCCCCTCCGCTCCGGCTCaggctccgactccgacccgtggGTGCAGCCCGACGGCGTGGTCACCGCGGAGGGCGGCGAAGAGCAGCAACGCGATGACTCGGAGGGGGACTCCACCGACTGGGAAGAGGAAGGGCCCCAAGGATCGGACCCCAAGGGCATCTCCGGCATCCACGTGCCGCGCCAGTGCTACATCGCCGTCCCCAAGGCGGCCCTCCTCGACGCCGTCCTCTCGCAGTTCGCgtccgacgccgacgccgcggaCTTCAAGCGCTGCGCCAGGTGTGCTAATGTTATTTCCCACTTCGCCAACAATCTAGCACAGTACTAGTAATTATTTCATTTCACTCCCTCCCTGCTCTGCAGATGCTTGGACGCCATCCTTCACGCCGAGCACAAGAGGATGCTCGAGGAGATGCGCACCTCTTACATGCTCACGCAACGCCACCAGGAGGAGGGCGATGGCAGTGCCACTAACAATTCTTCGACCTCCGACGTCGTCAACGGCAAAGACTCCTCTGGATTTTTCGGCATTACCCAACAAGACGGCACGTTGTTCCTTACTAGAAGCTTAGGCTTGAGAACTCTGCTCGGATTAACCCCAGACCCTGATTCCCAGACCaggtaataataataacaataacaatgatAGAAACGGATACATGAATGCTCTTAAACTCTAGTTGCTTATAAATTCAGTAAGCTACATCCATGCTAAAccaccttttttttaaaaaaaaaaagccaTGCTAAACCACCTGACctgacttttttttctttttgggcGAAGGACCTGACTAGTGCCTCTACTGACTGATTGCTATTGTGTGACTGccgtgtttttttttaaaaaaaaaaaaagagttgctTTTGCAACTCAGTTTCAGCGTTCCTTCATGAACCTACTACGCAATGCTCAGTTTGAAGAGCTCTCCGCACAAGATCTGCTCTTGACGTACGCCCTGAATAGTGATTACCTCCTCACGCTGCCCATTTATGTCGATTGGAAGAAGGCTGCTCAATCTAATGCAATAATATTCAGGTCACACTTGTCTGATTCATATCTTTAAAAGGAACTATCACTCTTTGTAGAATTACTCCAGACATCCCTTATTTTTCCTCCCTTATACAGGCGTGGATATGCGACCGAGAGACAGAAAGGCCTCCTGTTGGTTGAGAAACTTGATTACTTGCAATCAAAATTCTTGCAGAATGTCTTCTTCGGCCTCTCCAAGCCCTTGAAAAAGCCAGGCAAATGGCTTAATGAGGTCAGTCAATCTTTCTGTCCTCACATGTTACATGCCTAGTGTTCATGATCTTCAATGTGACTGTGACCTCTTACTTATTATTATATCCTGTTCACCTGTCATACAATCAACACTAACTCTTTAGTGGCTCTAATACTGTTGTACACAGTACACACACAGagttgaaagagatggttctAGTGGGGAAGTAACATTTGTCTCGGATTATCTATACATGTTATCATAACAGTTTAGGAGCTGCAGTTATTATTGTGCATCACAGTACATGTGCTTTTAGTTCTTTGGCCAATTAACTCAAAAGCATCTATTGCTACAATCCATGTGTGCTCTTAGACCATTGCAAATGAGCTAGCTAACTATCAGAATTCGAGAATAATTTAAATGCTGCAGATTTCGCTACTTCTAGGCAACTTGTTATGAAATCAGCATTCCAATTATGTTCCTTTTTTTCTGAACTCTTACGGATTTTGCGTGTCACTCAGAACTTTTGGCTAATTGTATGTGATTATTTTAGTTCATGGCAGGCTTTGAAAAGATCAACAGATAATCCGGGATTTCAGATCTGGATCGACAAATTAAGACTCTGGCTTAAAGAGCAAACTTATGCAGATAATTCACTGCTGTTGATAGAAAGCTCTTCATGGGACAAGCTTAGTTCTGATCAGTTACCTGATGCAGATGTTCCTATTTGGATCGCTGCACAAAGGGCAGTCTCTCGTTATGAAGGAATTCTGTCACCTGTTGGTCCTCGTGGAAGACTGTTAAGAAAATTGCTTAAATGGACTGGATTTATACCTTCTCTGCCAGAAGCAACGATAAGATCCAACAATGAAACTAAACATCTTGAAGGACATGTGAGGTTAGAGCCCAAGTATATGCATACTGTAGTTTTCTCTTCACTTTAGGGATACTTTATTACATTTTGGTAATATTTGTAGTTTGTGCAAATGAATGCAGCCCAGCTCTACAGAATTATTGCATAAGACCAAGCTTGTTATAAACTTCCAGATTTCTGAAGCATAGCCCATATTCGATTGTTCCTTTGCACATATTCTTCTAGCTACAATAGATATTACTATTATCATTTTATTGTTTATATACATAAATGTGGAAAGAGTTTGCTATAACAAACAAAATTGTACCCGAAAAATTATATGAAATGGTTATTTACTCATTTGCTTGCTAATTTCTTTTGTTGTGATATTATATAACTCGACCATTCATATCATATTTCATGACTTTGTAGGCCAAACTTTCTACCAAGAATTACCCTTGCTAATATATGGGAACCTGCAAGCAGAGAATCTTGCAATAACAATATCTGGGAGATAGTGAAAGCTTCTTTTGGTATTCTGTTTGGGAGGTCTACTCTTCAGGTATGTAGAAAGTTGATTTTGGATCATCCATTTCTTATGATATGATTGTTGCAATGAAAAGGTATGAGTGGTTGTGTTGGTTCAATAGCTGATTGATCACATGCTTACATCAAGcgcagcaagaaaaaaaagaacagGTTACACTAAAAACACACACATGGCCATGAAGTGCCTTGGACAGCAATAcaaaaaaaaaggagagagagagagagctataAAAGCAATTAAAATGGCATAGGATGGACACGGCCTTTGTTCAAAATAATTTGACATGCTACTACCATGGATAGAGAACTGGCAATATTTTAATGATTTATCTTTTGTTCTGCATAGACTTGGGTATCAAATTAAACTAGAAACTTTGCCAGGAACCAGCATTCCAGGAGTTAATACTACTTTACACTGATGAAGCTGCTCAAAGTGAAAAGAAGGATACATCTGAGATGCTTCCACTACAACTGAAAATTTATGAGAGGATTCCTATCCCAGATCTGCCAGTAAGTCCCTGAGTCTCAGATAAACCGGAAAAATAAAATTTATCGTTTCCTAGATGTTTAAGGAAAACAATGTTTCCCAGATCTAGAGTACATTTCATTAATATCATCCTAGTTAGAAGGCTTGCTATCTATTGTCATTACTCAGATGAGAAATATATTGTCTTGATTACTTTAGTACTGATGAAGCCTTAAAAAGCCTTCACACTGTTGTATTGGCATCATAGTGACTGTCATGCTAAAATTTGTCTGCAGGTAGTTTTTCCCCACAAGGAATTGTCCTTCCGCATCCTAGATACAGTAATTCTCTATCTAACCTTTTTTTTACTCTAATCAGTAATCACCTGTTGTCGATGTGGACCCTTACTATATGACTTGTATACATACATGAGATTCTTTTCTGTTCCTGCACATAGGTTTGTTGATAGTTTGCCTTTAATGCAGGTAAGGCTAGATATTGCTACTGTAATAGGTCTATTGGCATATGTCGTGAACTACAAATTTGAGAGTTTAGCCTCATCTCCGTAAGTATGTAATTTGTATCAGTATTGGCTGATGGAACCACATTTTAATTAATAAAATTATATATAGTGGTTTTGTTTCTTGCATGGTAATGCAGGTCAGCTTTTCTTCTTGATATAGTTGCTGGTAGTGCACTTGTCATACTTGTGTTCCGTGTGGCACTGGGCTACAAACAGACCCGGGATAGATACCAGGTAAATCATTtgctttttttttcatttgttacaTCACAATAGATCCTTTAGTTGACTGTATATCTTTTTTTTCCAGCTTCTGGTGAATAAAACACTATATGAGAAGACATTGGCAAGTGGGTTTGGCTCGGTTTACTTCCTTCTCGATGCTTCTGAGCAACAACAGGTTTGTATTCATCACCGAGCAGGCAAAGCATGATTCTCAATTTTCGGCTTGCTGTTTGAGGCAAATGATTCCTTTAATGATTTGGTTTTGTGCAGTACAAAGAAGCACTTTTGGCATATGCGATGTTACTCTGCAGAAAGAAGTATCAGGTATGGCATGCTCACCTTTGATACCCTGATACATAGTGTTCTTTTTGAAACTCACTGATACCTAGTTGATAGTTGTCACATTACTAACTAATCCACCTTTATGGTCCTTTGCAGGTATCATCTCGTGCAAGCATAAAAGATACATGCGAGCAGTTTATGTACGAGAaattcaaggcaaaggtgaaagcCTATGGATACATTGTTCTCGTTCTCATGGTGTGGCATGAGATGCGAATATATAATGGAAATTCTGAAGTATTTGGGTTTGCTTGTAGATTGAGATGCCGATTGACAAGGCGATGGAGACACTACTGCGGCTGGGGCTGGTGATTGAGCTTCCAACCGATGGTGGGTCAAGCGTGATTGGTCTCCCATGTTCGGAGGCATACGAAATCCTGAAAAGCCGTTGGGATGGCTTGTTGGAACAGGAGACAGAGCAAGGTAGGTGGACACGTGCATGGTGATGATATATAGGTAGATGGACACAGATTCATGGCGATGGACCAATGGTATATAATACTTATTCGTTTGCTGTGCAGGATGATGAGACATGTACATTGGTGGTTTTGTGTTCTTGGAGTGAAGTGGAATGCAGTGCAGAGACCATTGTTGCAGTAAATCGGATAGAGGAGGTGCTGGTACTTTGTGCTGCTTGACGTGTCGGCAAAGCTGAGGCAAGACGTATGCGTTGAGTCTGAGATGAGATTGAGCTCTCTCTTATAGGAGGCAGTACTAGCAACATAGCAGTCTATATACCAGTTGTGTATAGTGGATATTCACGCACTAGTAATTCAGAGTAGAAGATCGAGCAGGCGAGAAGACAGACGATGCCAATGAAGCGAGATGCAGATGGATGGATGGAGAGATCGATCAGGTGGTACTTAGATAGGTAGGTGCATGTATATGCTTGTATCATTGTTGCAGCTATATATGGTTGTAGGTTCTACCAAGTGTATGTGTATATTTAGTTCATCAAAAAAAGTGTATTATGTGTATATGTGCGACGTGCATGCATAATCGTGAATTCGCACAGTATGTTATACACGATGGCAGTGTATGTATATGGGCGTTTTTATTTGTGAAAAAAAATACTACTAGTATTTTCGAAAGAATTACCGTctcaaacaaataaaaaagaattACAAAGATAATAGAACTAGTAACTCTGACCTGATGGGATCAGGTTGTTGCAACGAATTTCCGTGAATTCCTCCGATCCGAGAAATTCGTGAAATTGGAGGGCCGGTGCAACTCTCCTGTTTCTGCGTGAGTCGTTATGGTGCGTGCGCTTCAGTTCTCGCTCGCTCGCTATATACGGAGTATATAATAACAGCAACTTCCTTTATTTCTTCTCCGACGATCTATCTCG includes these proteins:
- the LOC136528084 gene encoding uncharacterized protein, which codes for MLLLRANTLAAVPASFSTVPAASYSYFPWPSSLSTTAARCSVGSTARLAAAVQFDPLRSGSGSDSDPWVQPDGVVTAEGGEEQQRDDSEGDSTDWEEEGPQGSDPKGISGIHVPRQCYIAVPKAALLDAVLSQFASDADAADFKRCARCLDAILHAEHKRMLEEMRTSYMLTQRHQEEGDGSATNNSSTSDVVNGKDSSGFFGITQQDGTLFLTRSLGLRTLLGLTPDPDSQTRVAFATQFQRSFMNLLRNAQFEELSAQDLLLTYALNSDYLLTLPIYVDWKKAAQSNAIIFRRGYATERQKGLLLVEKLDYLQSKFLQNVFFGLSKPLKKPGKWLNEALKRSTDNPGFQIWIDKLRLWLKEQTYADNSLLLIESSSWDKLSSDQLPDADVPIWIAAQRAVSRYEGILSPVGPRGRLLRKLLKWTGFIPSLPEATIRSNNETKHLEGHVRPNFLPRITLANIWEPASRESCNNNIWEIVKASFGILFGRSTLQEPAFQELILLYTDEAAQSEKKDTSEMLPLQLKIYERIPIPDLPVVFPHKELSFRILDTVRLDIATVIGLLAYVVNYKFESLASSPSAFLLDIVAGSALVILVFRVALGYKQTRDRYQLLVNKTLYEKTLASGFGSVYFLLDASEQQQYKEALLAYAMLLCRKKYQVSSRASIKDTCEQFMYEKFKAKIEMPIDKAMETLLRLGLVIELPTDGGSSVIGLPCSEAYEILKSRWDGLLEQETEQG
- the LOC136528086 gene encoding uncharacterized protein, which produces MSGTPAASSSLQAALSYCVRQVRAYDYHHYLCLLHLPPDMRKAAFTFRAFNVETAKAMDVVSDPRTGLMRLLWWKDAVDKVFANKLVEHPVAQALSSVIADHKVSKHWLKQSVEARINDANRDEGTIPETSAELERYVEDTQSTILYMTLQAGGIQSTVADHAASHIGKASGLLLLLKALPHHVNKQGTVPYIPASVAEECGLLTREGGRSEVRMDERLPDAVFKVASVAEAHLHKARELASSVPKDAIPVLLPTLPAQVLLDTLRRCEFNVFDSRLSRGVHGVSPLWYQLKLNWNAWRSKY